GCTTCGTTGGCCCCTAGCGCATGTAATAGGCAGCCATATCAATTCTATTTATTAAAGGATGTTGATGCAATACATATAGCAAAACTAGCTATGGGAACAGCTGGTTTTGCAGAAAACATACAAAATTTGTTTGTTATTGTTGGTGATTTATCCGCATATCCAGCTGAACGTGATAAACATGTTATTTACATTGATGGTTCTTTAGCTGCTATGCAATTAATGTTGGGATTCGAGTCATTGGGGATAAGTACTTGTCCAATTAATTGGCCAGATATTGAATTTAGGGAAGCAAAGATGAGTCAAAAGCTAGATTTAAAAGCCCATCAACGGCCTATTATGCTTTTAGCTTTTGGCTATGCTGAACCAGATGGTAAAATTCCTTTTTCGCAAAAAAAATTACCAGAACAGTTACTAAAAGAAGTTAAATTATGATTATTGAAATTAAAGGTGTGCAATTCGTCAATAAAGGGGCTGAATTGATGCTTTGCGCTATTCATCAGAAGATTATGGAGCTTTGGCCTGATGCAGAAATAGCTCTAGCACCCAATGTGAATTCCTCTTATATGGATAGAGCAAAATATGGCGCATGGCAAAAGCTATCTCTTAGAAAGTACCCTTTTGATTTTAATAGACTTACATATGTATTGCCTCCGTTTATTCGTAAAGCTTTAAAAAAATGGGGAATTATTACAGAAGCAGATATAGACATTATTTTTGATGCCTCCGGTTTTGCTTATGGCGATCAGTGGAATACTGTTATGTTGGAGCATGCGTTAGCTGAGGCATCACGTATGCATAAGCATAATAAGAAATATGTTTTTTTACCTCAAGCTTTTGGTCCATTTACCCAAGCTAAAAATCAGCAGTTGATTAAAAGCTCGATGAATAAAGCCAGTTTAGTATGTTCTAGAGAAGAAACATCTTATGCGCACTTGACTCGCTTAACGGGAGAACTACCAAATATTTCAGTCTATCCAGATTTCACAAATGCATTAGTTGGAGCAATACCTGAATACTACGATCGTGAAAATTTCCAAGTATGCTTAATTCCGAATAATAATATGGTTAATAAACGTAACCCAAATAAACAATGGGCTTCTTCATATATTAATTTTTTTGTTTTAGCAGCAGAACATGCGATTAACCTTGGTTTTAAGCCTTACATCCTTAATCATGAGGGTGTTGATGATTTAGACATTTGTCGACAAATTAATAATAAGCTGGACATGCCTTTAGAAGTGATTTCAGAGCCTGATCCAATTAAGGTTAAGGGCTTAATTGGCGGTGCAAAGTTGATCATTTGTTCTAGGTTTCATGGCTGTGTAAGTGCGCTTTCACAAAGTGTTCCTTGTATTGGTACTAGTTGGAGCCATAAGTATGAGCAACTCTTTAGTGAGTATGGTGTACCTGAATTTTTAATATCTTCAAATTTCCAACCTGAACAAATGAAGGGATTAATGAAAAAATGCCTTTGCGATAACCAAGATGTTGTTGATGTTTTAAATGAACGAAGTAAACATTATAAGTCAAAGACTGATGAAATGTGGCACGAGGTACAAAGAGTCATAAATAATGGGAATTAAAACAGGAAATCCATTAGTATCGATTTATATACCAACACATAATCGCTCAGCTTTATTGGTGAGGGCAGTAGAATCAGTACTCAATCAAACGTATCAAAACATTGAAATATTAATATGTGATGATGGCTCTTGCGATGATACTGAAGAAGTTGTACGACGATTAATTGAACAATATAGCTCTATTAAATATTTTAAGCATAACACGCCTCAAGGAGCCTGTGCTGCTCGAAATGTTTGCATCAACAATGCAAGCGGATATTTTTGCACTGGGCTAGATGACGACGATATATTTCACCCCTCTAGAGTTGAAAAACTTGTCGAATATTACGATGAGTCTTTTTCTTTAGTGACCACAAAAAATATTGAAGTAGATTTAAGTCAATTTGATTGTGTGTATCAACCATTACCTAACGATGCACTTCAAAAGCAGAGTATTAACTTGTCTTTTTTGTTAGATGAAAATTTAGTTGGTAATCAAGTGTTCACTGAGACATCTCGTTTTAAAATTCTTGGCGGTTTCGATGAATCATTACCCGCTTGGCAAGATTATGATATGTGGGTCAGAATTGTAGATAAATTTGGTGATGCTTTGAAAATAGATGTGGAA
The Thalassotalea hakodatensis genome window above contains:
- a CDS encoding glycosyltransferase; translated protein: MGIKTGNPLVSIYIPTHNRSALLVRAVESVLNQTYQNIEILICDDGSCDDTEEVVRRLIEQYSSIKYFKHNTPQGACAARNVCINNASGYFCTGLDDDDIFHPSRVEKLVEYYDESFSLVTTKNIEVDLSQFDCVYQPLPNDALQKQSINLSFLLDENLVGNQVFTETSRFKILGGFDESLPAWQDYDMWVRIVDKFGDALKIDVETYYADIDEKRPRISTSSNRYKGCKKFYNKHWSKLSSYQKKNAKIRMAIIGGQFPSFWQLIKLFNLPMIKFWLKALCLKYRLVSK
- a CDS encoding polysaccharide pyruvyl transferase family protein, which produces MIIEIKGVQFVNKGAELMLCAIHQKIMELWPDAEIALAPNVNSSYMDRAKYGAWQKLSLRKYPFDFNRLTYVLPPFIRKALKKWGIITEADIDIIFDASGFAYGDQWNTVMLEHALAEASRMHKHNKKYVFLPQAFGPFTQAKNQQLIKSSMNKASLVCSREETSYAHLTRLTGELPNISVYPDFTNALVGAIPEYYDRENFQVCLIPNNNMVNKRNPNKQWASSYINFFVLAAEHAINLGFKPYILNHEGVDDLDICRQINNKLDMPLEVISEPDPIKVKGLIGGAKLIICSRFHGCVSALSQSVPCIGTSWSHKYEQLFSEYGVPEFLISSNFQPEQMKGLMKKCLCDNQDVVDVLNERSKHYKSKTDEMWHEVQRVINNGN